The genomic stretch CCAGCCATTCTTCTGTGATCATCTTTGCCATCTCCTGGCCGATGACACGGGCTCCAAAGCAGAGCACATTGGAATCATTGTGCATTCTGGAAAGCTTTGCAGTATAAGGTTCGCTGCAGACGCAGGCCCGGATTCCCCTGACCTTGTTGCAGGCAAGGGAGATTCCCACTCCTGTTCCGCAGATGGCGATTCCCAGATCAGCCTCTCCGTCTGCAACCGCGCGTCCAACCTTTTCTCCATATTCCGGATAATCGCAGCTTTCTGTGGAATTGGTTCCAAAGTCGATCACTTCATATCCCTTGCTCTCTACAAATTCCTTGATGTAATTCTTCATTTCTATGGCCGTATGGTCATTTCCCATTGCAATCTTCATCATCATTCTCCTGTCATTCTGTCATTGCCGGCTGAACATACAGACATGTTCGTCCGGCTCATTGCCCGTGTAAAATATATCCGGCATTTAACATATCATAAATGCCGGATTTTATCAAGTTTCTAAGCTTCCTTCTCCTTCAGTCTGCCGGCCATAAAAGGTAAGGATCCTGTCCATTCTGGATGCCATGTTGGCAAGCAGTAAGTCTGCCGTGG from Lacrimispora sphenoides JCM 1415 encodes the following:
- the rpiB gene encoding ribose 5-phosphate isomerase B, encoding MKIAMGNDHTAIEMKNYIKEFVESKGYEVIDFGTNSTESCDYPEYGEKVGRAVADGEADLGIAICGTGVGISLACNKVRGIRACVCSEPYTAKLSRMHNDSNVLCFGARVIGQEMAKMITEEWLDAKYEGGRHQRRVDMVMDIEKRNE